One Cryobacterium roopkundense genomic region harbors:
- the nudC gene encoding NAD(+) diphosphatase gives MSFRFTTRLPLSRHAVDRDHTVRATPGLLHDLGADADTRVLVLWHGKALLEWPPVSEVLTRSSSPRLELVPTHRVPVTALRVYLGRSLSPESAEPVGTRLVAAVLSDEEAAALEPNEARWAGLRAVVTDLSDRDAGLFTEALGVVNWHDSHAFCPRCGAATTIEDAGWVRRCPACGNQVFPRTDPAVIVLITDSEDRLLLGSNALWENNRFSLLAGFVEPGEPLEAAVVREMFEESGLRVTDPVYLGSQPWPFPASIMCGFTARLADDQAAADLLPDGEEILDLRWFSRQDLRDAAEWLILPGASSIAHAMIEQWLTGTPASRAESRLP, from the coding sequence ATGTCGTTCAGATTCACGACGCGGCTGCCGCTGTCGCGCCACGCCGTCGACCGCGATCACACAGTTCGTGCCACACCGGGCCTGCTGCACGATCTCGGGGCGGATGCCGACACGCGCGTTCTCGTGCTGTGGCACGGCAAGGCGTTGCTCGAGTGGCCACCCGTTTCCGAGGTTCTAACCAGGTCGTCGTCGCCCCGGCTAGAGCTCGTGCCGACCCATCGTGTTCCCGTGACGGCGCTCCGGGTGTACCTGGGCCGGTCGCTCTCTCCCGAATCGGCGGAGCCGGTCGGCACCCGACTCGTTGCCGCCGTGCTGAGTGACGAGGAAGCCGCCGCCCTCGAGCCGAATGAAGCGCGCTGGGCGGGGTTGCGTGCCGTGGTCACCGACCTGAGCGATCGAGATGCCGGACTCTTCACCGAGGCGCTCGGCGTGGTGAATTGGCACGACTCACACGCTTTCTGTCCACGCTGCGGGGCTGCCACCACGATCGAGGATGCCGGCTGGGTGCGCCGGTGCCCGGCCTGTGGAAACCAGGTCTTTCCGCGCACCGACCCCGCCGTCATCGTGCTCATCACCGATAGTGAGGACCGCCTTCTGCTCGGTTCAAACGCCCTGTGGGAGAACAACAGGTTTTCGCTCCTGGCCGGCTTTGTGGAGCCGGGCGAGCCGCTCGAGGCGGCCGTGGTGCGGGAGATGTTTGAGGAATCCGGACTGCGCGTGACCGACCCCGTGTATCTCGGATCCCAACCCTGGCCCTTCCCGGCGTCGATCATGTGCGGCTTCACGGCCCGGCTGGCCGACGATCAGGCCGCGGCGGACCTGCTGCCCGACGGCGAGGAAATCCTCGACCTGCGCTGGTTCAGCAGGCAGGACCTGCGGGATGCCGCCGAGTGGCTGATTCTGCCGGGGGCGTCCTCAATCGCCCACGCCATGATTGAACAATGGCTCACGGGGACGCCCGCTTCGCGGGCGGAATCCCGGTTGCCGTGA
- a CDS encoding phosphotransferase, with the protein MARSPLTLAALATSAVSGLDVAQARRHSAGAHGMFDSALIVTADNRTLIIRVPNSQSAETEQSADLVALRALTAGNRSRLPFDVPEFVGQTPIAGTRAIVYELLAGDTFDADALTGHEGVAGSIGRGIAAIHGLPTAFVGTAGLPQQSAEQCRTSTIEIIDQAANTGYLPAALLRRWEQATDDDALWQFAPTVVHGSMSADSLLITDDSVSGVLGWSGLCVGDPARDLHWLLSARGEAAETAISAYTAARQSGDTRITQRALLYAELELARWLLHGTSTRNQSIVDDAVVMLDGLVETVHSHTMHPLSPATGPVLDVADVESMLDQTPRRARDRTGAQPRDNSMHTDSYNFSDLQSGEFNSVEAHDTAQSPVPADPTDDATGPIPLPDSVTEDHARRRSASE; encoded by the coding sequence ATGGCCAGATCCCCTCTCACTCTAGCCGCGTTGGCCACGTCCGCCGTCTCGGGGCTCGACGTCGCCCAGGCGCGTCGACACAGCGCCGGCGCGCACGGAATGTTCGACTCGGCGCTCATCGTCACTGCCGACAACCGCACGCTGATAATTCGCGTACCCAACAGCCAATCCGCCGAAACTGAACAGTCCGCCGACCTCGTGGCGCTGCGCGCGCTTACCGCGGGCAATCGCAGCAGACTCCCTTTCGACGTTCCCGAATTCGTGGGGCAGACCCCGATCGCCGGAACGCGCGCCATCGTATACGAACTCTTGGCCGGCGACACCTTCGACGCGGATGCCCTCACCGGGCACGAGGGTGTGGCAGGGTCGATCGGGCGCGGCATAGCCGCCATCCATGGCCTCCCCACGGCATTCGTGGGAACCGCGGGGCTGCCCCAGCAGAGCGCAGAGCAGTGCCGCACGTCCACGATCGAGATCATCGATCAGGCGGCGAACACCGGCTATCTGCCCGCCGCCCTGCTGCGTCGCTGGGAACAAGCCACGGATGACGACGCCCTCTGGCAGTTCGCGCCGACGGTCGTGCACGGCTCGATGTCGGCGGATTCGCTGCTCATCACGGACGATTCAGTGTCCGGTGTGCTCGGCTGGTCCGGCCTGTGCGTGGGCGACCCCGCGCGTGACCTGCACTGGCTGCTCTCCGCCCGGGGGGAAGCAGCCGAAACGGCGATCTCCGCGTACACGGCTGCCCGGCAGAGCGGTGATACCCGCATCACGCAACGCGCCCTGCTCTACGCCGAGCTTGAGCTGGCCCGCTGGCTGCTGCACGGTACATCGACTCGCAACCAGTCCATCGTGGACGATGCGGTGGTGATGCTTGACGGCCTGGTCGAGACAGTGCACAGTCACACGATGCACCCGCTCTCTCCCGCGACCGGTCCTGTGCTCGATGTGGCCGACGTCGAGAGCATGCTCGACCAAACGCCCAGACGCGCACGAGACCGCACCGGCGCCCAGCCCCGCGACAACTCGATGCACACCGACAGCTACAATTTCTCCGACCTGCAGTCGGGCGAGTTCAATAGCGTTGAGGCTCACGACACCGCTCAGTCGCCGGTGCCGGCAGACCCCACGGACGACGCAACCGGACCGATTCCCCTTCCCGACTCGGTCACCGAGGACCACGCCCGCAGAAGATCTGCCTCCGAATAG